Part of the Methanothermobacter sp. MT-2 genome is shown below.
GACATGCCAGTCGCAATACTCCCACGCAACAAGCAAATAACATTACTACAAAGCGACGGCAACCTAACAGAAGAAGAATTCAAAAAAGCACTAAACCTCGCGATAAAAGGATGCCTCAAAATAAACAAAATACAAAAAGAAGCCCTGAAAAAGAAATATGGTGAATAAAAATGGATATAATACCCGAAATCGTCCGTGAAAATATAACCAACCTCATAAACAAAAAAGAAAGAACCGACGGAAGAGCACTAGACGAATTCAGAGAAATCTTCATAGAAACAGGAGTAATAACAAAGGCAGAAGGGTCAGCAAGAGTAAAACTCGGCAACACCCAACTAATCGTGGGCATCAAACCACAAATCGGAGAACCATTCCCAGACACGCCAGACATGGGCATAATCATCACAAACTCAGAACTATTACCAATGGCATCACCAACATTCGAACCAGGACCACCAGACGAGAGATCAATAGAACTATCCAGGGTAGTAGACCGCTGCATAAGAGAAAGCAAAATGCTCAACCTAGAAAAACTATGTATAATAGAAGGTAGCAGCGTATGGCTACTATTCATAGACCTACACATCATAGACTACGACGGAAACCTATTCGACGCAGCAGTACTCGCAACAGTAGCAGCCCTAAGAGACACAAAACTACCCACAACAAAAATAGAAGAAGACGAAATAATACTAGACTACGACAACCTACAACCCCTTCCCCTAGAGGACACAGCACTAATGTGCACATTCGCAAAAATAGGAGACCAGATAGTCCTAGACCCCAACCTAGACGAGGAAGAGATCCTCACAGCAAGACTATCAATAGGAATGCGATCAGACGGCATAATCTGCGCCATGCAAAAAGGGGGAGAAGGACCCTTAACCATAGAGGACATAGAAAAAGCCATAAAAATAACAAAAGAGAAAATACCCCAACTCATAGAACAACTCGACAAAACAATAGGTGATCTATAATGGCAAGAACCAAAAAAGTAGGCATCACAGGAAGATACGGGCCACGCTACGGCAGAAAAGCCAAAAGGGTTGTGAAAAGAATAGAAGAACAGATGAAAAAGAAACACACCTGCCCCTACTGCGACAGGCCCGGAGTCAAAAGAATAAGCAGAGGCATATGGAAATGCAGAAAATGCGGGGCAACATTCACTGGCGGAGCATACCTACCATCCACACCAATGGGCAAAACCGCAACCCGACACATAAAAAGGATAACCGGAGGCCAATAAAATGTACATATGCGCACAATGCGGAGCCCAAATTGACCTGAAAAAATACATGGAAAACAAATGCCCCAGATGCCGCTACAGGATACTATTCAAAGAAGTGCCAACAGTCAAAAGAACAATAAAAGCAAGATAAATGTTACTTACAACCTCAAGGAAACCCTCCCAGCGGACAAGATCATTCTGCCAAAAACTTAAAAGAGCACTTGGATGCCCCTACATAAACCGGGGAAAAATGAACATCCAGGAAATCCTCCAAAAGACAATAGAACACAAAGAATCCACAATAGCCATAATATCTGAAAAACATGGAAACCCAAGCAAAATAACATTCTATAACATAAAAGGGGAACAAGTAGGATACATAACAATAAATGTCGCAATTCCCAAAAAACTTGAAACAGAACCCACAATGAACATGAAAGGCGCGATAGAAAATATAAAACCACTAAAAAAGTTAATACCATTCAAAGAAAATGGCGGGGAACACTCTTGGATCGTTAAACCAGCCAAAGGCAAATACACTGCCATACTAGAATTATATCATGAAAAGAAACCAAGCGGATTAAAAATTTTCATAAAAAAGATCCATCTAGAGGATGAAAATTGAAACCAAAAATGATCCAAAGCGAAGTCGAAATACAAATGGAAGACAAAAAAACCGCTGATATAATATGGAAAGCGGTGAAACCAGAAATAGAAAATTCACCATCCAACAGATCAAAAATGGAA
Proteins encoded:
- a CDS encoding probable Brix domain-containing ribosomal biogenesis protein, with amino-acid sequence MLLTTSRKPSQRTRSFCQKLKRALGCPYINRGKMNIQEILQKTIEHKESTIAIISEKHGNPSKITFYNIKGEQVGYITINVAIPKKLETEPTMNMKGAIENIKPLKKLIPFKENGGEHSWIVKPAKGKYTAILELYHEKKPSGLKIFIKKIHLEDEN
- a CDS encoding 50S ribosomal protein L37Ae — protein: MARTKKVGITGRYGPRYGRKAKRVVKRIEEQMKKKHTCPYCDRPGVKRISRGIWKCRKCGATFTGGAYLPSTPMGKTATRHIKRITGGQ
- a CDS encoding exosome RNA binding protein — protein: MDIIPEIVRENITNLINKKERTDGRALDEFREIFIETGVITKAEGSARVKLGNTQLIVGIKPQIGEPFPDTPDMGIIITNSELLPMASPTFEPGPPDERSIELSRVVDRCIRESKMLNLEKLCIIEGSSVWLLFIDLHIIDYDGNLFDAAVLATVAALRDTKLPTTKIEEDEIILDYDNLQPLPLEDTALMCTFAKIGDQIVLDPNLDEEEILTARLSIGMRSDGIICAMQKGGEGPLTIEDIEKAIKITKEKIPQLIEQLDKTIGDL
- a CDS encoding DNA-directed RNA polymerase II subunit RPC10; amino-acid sequence: MYICAQCGAQIDLKKYMENKCPRCRYRILFKEVPTVKRTIKAR